One Micromonospora sp. WMMD1120 genomic region harbors:
- a CDS encoding HAD-IIIA family hydrolase produces the protein MRQDQEDPYQRRSARVYAAAGRAGSGSVADPRPVLYDAVLLDRDGTLIEDVPYNGDPEKVRPVPGARAALDRLRAAGLRLAVVTNQSGLARGHFTEEQMRAVHARVEELLGRFDAWLVCPHDDADRCDCRKPAPGLVHAAARELGTTASRCVLVGDIGRDVGAALAAGAAGVLVPTPVTRPEEVAAAGWVAADLPAAVAEILRRQHAVRPAAPAGDPVRTALVVRSDSAGDVLVTGPAIRAVAAGAERVVLLCGPRGRAAADLLPGVDEIIEHPLPWIDPNPSPVDPAAIGRLTERLRAVDADQAVVFTSFHQSALPLALLLRMAGVGRVAAISDDYPGSLLDVRHRVPVGVPEPERALSLAAAAGHRLPDGDEPVLRLRPDALPPRPPDAGEPGYVVLHPGSAASSRACPPEVATRIAGALTAAGHRVLVTGGPDEKRVTARVAAAGGTDLGGRTDLAGLAAIIADASAVVVGNTGPAHLAAAAGVPVVSLFAPTVPFGQWGPYRVPTVRLGDATAPCRDTRAANCPVPGHPCVSGIDPGQVVDAVRTLAAGGGGR, from the coding sequence GTGCGACAGGACCAGGAGGATCCGTATCAGCGCAGGTCAGCCCGGGTGTACGCCGCCGCTGGCCGGGCCGGCTCCGGGTCTGTCGCCGATCCCCGACCGGTCCTGTACGACGCCGTGCTGCTGGACCGCGACGGCACCCTGATCGAGGACGTCCCGTACAACGGTGACCCGGAGAAGGTGCGCCCGGTGCCGGGGGCGCGGGCGGCGCTGGACCGGCTGCGCGCCGCCGGCCTGCGCCTGGCGGTGGTCACCAACCAGTCGGGCCTGGCCCGGGGGCACTTCACCGAGGAGCAGATGCGGGCGGTGCACGCCCGCGTCGAGGAACTGCTGGGCCGGTTCGACGCCTGGCTGGTGTGCCCGCACGACGACGCCGACCGTTGTGACTGCCGCAAGCCGGCGCCCGGTCTGGTGCACGCCGCAGCCCGTGAGCTGGGCACCACCGCGTCCCGGTGCGTGCTGGTGGGCGACATCGGCCGGGACGTCGGCGCGGCGCTGGCCGCCGGGGCGGCGGGGGTGCTGGTGCCCACCCCGGTGACCCGGCCGGAGGAGGTCGCCGCCGCCGGCTGGGTGGCCGCCGACCTGCCGGCGGCGGTGGCGGAGATCCTGCGCCGGCAACACGCCGTGCGGCCCGCGGCCCCGGCCGGGGACCCGGTGCGGACCGCGCTGGTGGTCCGGTCGGACTCGGCGGGGGACGTGCTGGTCACCGGGCCGGCGATCCGCGCCGTCGCGGCCGGCGCGGAGCGGGTGGTGCTGCTGTGCGGGCCGCGCGGTCGTGCCGCCGCCGACCTGCTGCCCGGAGTGGACGAGATCATCGAGCATCCGCTGCCGTGGATCGACCCGAACCCGTCGCCGGTCGACCCGGCGGCCATCGGGCGTCTGACCGAGCGTCTGCGGGCCGTCGACGCCGACCAGGCGGTGGTCTTCACGTCGTTCCACCAGTCGGCCCTGCCGCTGGCGCTGCTGCTGCGGATGGCCGGGGTCGGCCGCGTCGCCGCGATCAGCGACGACTATCCCGGCTCCCTGCTGGACGTCCGGCACCGGGTGCCGGTGGGCGTTCCCGAACCCGAACGGGCCCTCTCCCTGGCCGCCGCCGCCGGCCACCGGCTGCCCGACGGGGACGAACCGGTGCTCCGGCTGCGCCCCGACGCCCTGCCGCCGCGCCCGCCCGACGCCGGCGAGCCGGGGTACGTGGTGCTGCACCCCGGCTCGGCGGCGTCCAGCCGGGCCTGCCCACCCGAGGTGGCGACCCGGATCGCCGGGGCGTTGACCGCGGCCGGGCACCGGGTGCTGGTCACCGGCGGACCCGACGAGAAGAGGGTCACCGCCCGGGTCGCGGCGGCCGGCGGCACCGACCTGGGCGGTCGCACCGACCTGGCCGGACTGGCCGCGATCATCGCGGACGCCAGCGCCGTCGTGGTCGGCAACACCGGGCCCGCGCACCTGGCCGCCGCGGCCGGCGTGCCGGTGGTCAGCCTGTTCGCGCCGACCGTCCCGTTCGGTCAGTGGGGGCCCTACCGGGTGCCCACCGTACGGCTCGGCGACGCCACCGCGCCCTGCCGCGACACCCGGGCGGCCAACTGCCCGGTCCCCGGTCACCCCTGCGTCAGCGGCATCGACCCGGGCCAGGTCGTCGACGCGGTGCGGACCCTCGCCGCCGGTGGTGGCGGCCGATGA
- a CDS encoding glycosyltransferase, with protein sequence MNILLWHVHGSWTTSFVHGGHRYLIPTTPDRGPYGLGRARTYPWPDSAVEITPEELPDADVDVVILQRPEELDRAEEWLRRRPGRDLPAIYVEHNTPKGDVPNTRHPMADRDDLLIAHVTGFNQIFWDTGASRTTVVDHGVVAPSASYTGELDRLAVVINEPIRRGRVTGTDLLPRFAEIAPLDVFGMGVAGLADHLGLPADRLTSHDDVPQDRMHAELARRRAYLHLCRWTSLGLSLIEAMTIGMPVVALATTEAVVAVPPQAGALATRIDTLLDAARRFVAEPETARRAGAAARTAARDRYGLDRFLADWDRLLEEEVCGSR encoded by the coding sequence ATGAACATCCTGCTCTGGCACGTGCACGGCTCCTGGACCACGTCGTTCGTGCACGGCGGCCACCGCTACCTGATTCCCACCACACCCGACCGCGGCCCGTACGGCCTCGGCCGGGCCCGCACCTACCCGTGGCCGGACAGCGCCGTGGAGATCACCCCGGAGGAGCTTCCGGACGCCGACGTCGACGTCGTCATCCTGCAACGCCCCGAGGAGCTGGACAGGGCCGAGGAGTGGCTGCGCCGCCGCCCCGGCCGGGACCTTCCGGCGATCTACGTGGAGCACAACACCCCCAAGGGCGACGTGCCCAACACCCGCCACCCGATGGCCGACCGTGACGACCTGCTGATCGCCCACGTCACCGGGTTCAACCAGATCTTCTGGGACACCGGCGCCAGCCGCACCACGGTGGTCGACCACGGTGTCGTCGCGCCCTCGGCGTCGTACACCGGGGAGCTGGACCGGCTCGCCGTGGTGATCAACGAGCCGATCCGGCGAGGGCGGGTCACCGGCACCGACCTGCTGCCCCGCTTCGCCGAGATCGCGCCGCTGGACGTGTTCGGCATGGGCGTCGCGGGTCTGGCCGACCACCTGGGGCTGCCCGCCGACCGGCTCACCAGCCACGACGACGTGCCCCAGGACCGGATGCACGCCGAGTTGGCGCGGCGGCGCGCGTACCTGCACCTGTGCCGCTGGACCTCGCTCGGGCTCAGCCTCATCGAGGCGATGACGATCGGCATGCCGGTCGTCGCGCTCGCCACCACCGAGGCGGTGGTGGCGGTGCCTCCGCAGGCGGGGGCGCTCGCCACCCGGATCGACACCCTGCTCGACGCCGCCCGCCGGTTCGTCGCCGAACCGGAGACCGCGCGGCGGGCCGGCGCGGCGGCCCGGACCGCCGCGCGCGACAGGTACGGCCTGGACCGTTTCCTCGCTGACTGGGACCGGCTGCTGGAGGAGGAAGTATGCGGATCGCGATGA
- a CDS encoding glycosyltransferase: MRIAMISEHASPLAVLGGEDAGGQNTHVAELSAALAAAGHEVRVYTRRDAPDLPVTVRSPDGYDVVHVPAGPAEPVAKDALLPHMREFSGWLIERWRGGDWVPEVIHAHFWMSGLAALTAGRQTRVPVVQTYHALGTVKRRHQGVQDTSPARRIAYERELGRSVDRIIAQCRDEVGELVRMGVPRSRMTVVPSGVNLTTFAPLGPAADREPGRARILTVGRLVERKGFQTVVRAMALVPDAECVVVGGPPEGLLETDPYARRLRALAASCGVADRVHLIGAVPREEMGRWYRSADLLVAAPWYEPFGLTPLEAMACGVPVVGTAVGGIRDTVVDGTTGDLVPARDPRALAAAIRGLLDDRIRRFGYAAAARERARARYSWAATAERLVEVYSEVAAVRRPTGVVA, translated from the coding sequence ATGCGGATCGCGATGATCTCGGAGCACGCCAGCCCGCTTGCCGTCCTCGGAGGGGAGGACGCCGGCGGTCAGAACACCCACGTCGCCGAGCTGTCCGCCGCGCTCGCCGCCGCCGGGCACGAGGTACGGGTCTACACCCGCCGGGACGCGCCCGACCTGCCGGTGACAGTCCGCAGCCCGGACGGGTACGACGTCGTGCACGTGCCGGCGGGCCCGGCCGAGCCGGTGGCCAAGGACGCCCTCCTGCCGCACATGCGGGAGTTCAGCGGTTGGCTGATCGAGCGGTGGCGGGGCGGCGACTGGGTGCCCGAGGTGATCCACGCGCACTTCTGGATGAGCGGCCTGGCGGCGCTGACGGCCGGCCGGCAGACCCGGGTGCCGGTGGTGCAGACGTACCACGCGCTCGGCACCGTGAAACGCCGCCACCAGGGCGTGCAGGACACCAGCCCGGCCCGACGGATCGCCTACGAACGGGAACTCGGCCGCTCGGTGGACCGGATCATCGCGCAGTGCCGCGACGAGGTGGGGGAGCTGGTCCGGATGGGCGTGCCCCGGTCCCGGATGACTGTCGTGCCTTCCGGGGTGAACCTCACGACGTTCGCACCGCTCGGGCCGGCCGCCGACCGGGAACCGGGACGGGCCCGGATCCTCACCGTGGGCCGGCTGGTCGAGCGCAAGGGCTTCCAGACCGTGGTCCGCGCGATGGCCCTGGTTCCGGACGCCGAGTGCGTCGTCGTCGGCGGTCCGCCGGAGGGGCTGTTGGAGACCGACCCGTACGCCCGGCGGCTGCGGGCCCTGGCCGCGTCGTGCGGGGTCGCCGACCGGGTGCACCTCATCGGCGCGGTGCCCCGGGAGGAGATGGGCCGCTGGTACCGCTCGGCGGACCTGCTGGTCGCCGCACCCTGGTACGAGCCGTTCGGTTTGACCCCGCTGGAGGCGATGGCCTGCGGGGTGCCGGTCGTCGGCACCGCCGTCGGCGGCATCCGGGACACGGTGGTCGACGGGACGACGGGCGATCTGGTGCCGGCGCGGGACCCCCGCGCGCTGGCCGCCGCGATCCGTGGGTTGCTCGACGATCGGATCCGGCGCTTCGGGTACGCCGCGGCGGCCCGCGAGCGGGCGCGTGCCCGGTACTCCTGGGCGGCCACCGCCGAACGGTTGGTCGAGGTCTACAGCGAGGTGGCCGCCGTCCGCCGGCCGACCGGGGTGGTGGCCTGA
- a CDS encoding SIS domain-containing protein, with translation MMPAASPLDTHLTNLAAALVPYRECERQLAGWGADLARRLATGGRLLVAGNGGSAAEAQHLTAELVGKLHDDRQPLSAIALHAETSALTAIANDYGYDDVYARQVRAHGRPGDVLLLLSTSGASPNLVAAARAGRAVGLTTWALTGAAPNPLGDACDDVLAVASPDTQVVQELHLVTSHLLCEYLEQELPAALAGVAAATVVHPGPDRAVAAGRLPSGPVRAGVEVVLDGGTGTQVDA, from the coding sequence CTGATGCCGGCGGCAAGCCCGCTCGACACCCACCTGACCAATCTCGCCGCGGCCCTGGTGCCGTACCGGGAGTGCGAGCGGCAGTTGGCAGGCTGGGGCGCCGACCTGGCCCGCCGGTTGGCCACCGGGGGTCGCCTGCTGGTGGCCGGCAACGGCGGCAGCGCCGCCGAGGCCCAGCACCTCACCGCCGAGCTGGTCGGCAAGCTCCACGACGACCGGCAGCCGCTCTCCGCCATCGCGCTGCACGCCGAGACGAGCGCGCTCACCGCCATCGCGAACGACTACGGCTACGACGACGTGTACGCCCGTCAGGTGCGCGCGCACGGCCGGCCCGGGGACGTCCTGCTGCTGCTGAGCACCAGCGGCGCGAGCCCCAACCTGGTGGCCGCCGCGCGGGCCGGCCGTGCCGTCGGCCTGACCACCTGGGCGCTGACCGGTGCCGCCCCCAACCCGCTCGGCGACGCCTGCGACGACGTGTTGGCGGTCGCCTCCCCGGACACCCAGGTCGTCCAGGAGCTGCACCTGGTGACCAGTCACCTGCTCTGCGAGTACCTCGAACAGGAGTTGCCCGCCGCCCTGGCCGGGGTTGCCGCCGCGACCGTCGTCCACCCCGGGCCGGACCGGGCCGTCGCGGCCGGTCGGCTGCCGTCCGGGCCGGTGCGCGCCGGTGTCGAGGTGGTGCTCGACGGCGGGACCGGGACGCAGGTCGACGCGTGA
- a CDS encoding PfkB family carbohydrate kinase, with product MRGPVVVLGDTLLDRDVDGVVNRLCPDSPVPVLDEIAATDRPGGAGLAAVFAAALGVEVVLVTALAEDAGGARLSALLAAAGVRVYPLPLAGATPEKIRLRARGRVLLRHDRGGASGEPGQPAEEVLRVIGAASAVLVSDYGRGVARQPALRAALAATRAPVVWDPHPRGPAAVPGVHLVTPNESEVRDLVPAVPGASRLAAASRGAQELRRRWRAGAVAVTLGGDGALLCHAGSTPLVVPTPGSAEGDTCGAGDRFAAAASLALARGALVSEAVQAAVAEASGYVAGGGVAAALPAEPVSTTPDRRVPLSPAGGGAVRPGGDRIGVAAVATLLREVRAGGGTVVATGGCFDLLHAGHVATLQAARQLGDCLIVCLNSDASVAGLKGPDRPVTSEGDRARLLAALSCVDAVLVFDEPTPEAVLSWVRPDVWVKGGDYATGAGETAATLPEADVLRRWGGNTVVVPYLDGRSTTDMIVRSLAERTR from the coding sequence GTGAGGGGACCGGTGGTGGTGCTCGGCGACACCCTGCTCGACCGGGACGTGGACGGTGTGGTGAACCGGCTCTGCCCGGACTCCCCGGTGCCCGTGCTCGACGAGATCGCGGCGACCGACCGGCCCGGCGGCGCTGGTCTGGCGGCGGTCTTCGCCGCCGCGCTCGGCGTCGAGGTGGTGCTGGTGACAGCGCTCGCCGAGGATGCCGGCGGGGCCCGGCTGAGCGCCCTGCTCGCCGCCGCCGGCGTGCGCGTGTACCCGCTGCCGCTCGCCGGCGCGACACCGGAGAAGATCCGGCTGCGCGCCCGGGGCCGGGTGTTGCTGCGCCACGACCGTGGCGGGGCGTCCGGGGAGCCGGGGCAGCCCGCCGAGGAGGTGCTGCGGGTCATCGGGGCGGCGTCGGCGGTGCTGGTCAGCGACTACGGGCGCGGTGTCGCCCGGCAGCCCGCGCTGCGTGCCGCGTTGGCCGCGACCCGCGCGCCGGTGGTCTGGGACCCGCACCCGCGTGGCCCGGCCGCGGTGCCGGGCGTCCATCTGGTCACACCCAACGAGTCGGAGGTACGCGATCTGGTGCCCGCCGTGCCGGGCGCCTCCCGGTTGGCCGCCGCGTCCCGTGGCGCCCAGGAGCTGCGTCGGCGCTGGCGGGCGGGCGCTGTCGCGGTGACGCTCGGCGGTGACGGCGCGCTGCTGTGCCACGCCGGGTCGACGCCGCTCGTGGTGCCGACGCCGGGCAGCGCCGAGGGGGACACCTGCGGGGCCGGTGACCGGTTCGCCGCCGCCGCCAGCCTCGCGTTGGCGCGCGGCGCGCTGGTGTCCGAGGCGGTGCAGGCAGCGGTCGCGGAGGCGTCCGGTTACGTGGCGGGCGGGGGAGTGGCGGCGGCCCTGCCGGCCGAACCGGTCTCCACGACGCCCGACCGGCGGGTCCCGCTGTCGCCGGCGGGCGGCGGCGCGGTGCGCCCGGGTGGCGACCGGATCGGCGTCGCCGCGGTCGCGACGCTGCTGCGGGAGGTGCGGGCCGGCGGCGGCACCGTGGTGGCCACCGGCGGGTGCTTCGACCTGCTGCACGCCGGGCACGTGGCCACCCTTCAGGCCGCCCGGCAGCTCGGCGACTGCCTGATCGTCTGCCTCAACTCCGACGCGAGCGTGGCGGGGTTGAAGGGGCCGGACCGGCCGGTGACGTCCGAGGGCGACCGCGCCCGGCTGCTGGCCGCGCTGAGCTGTGTCGACGCGGTCCTCGTCTTCGACGAGCCGACCCCGGAAGCGGTGCTGTCCTGGGTGCGACCCGACGTCTGGGTCAAGGGCGGCGACTACGCCACCGGTGCCGGGGAGACCGCCGCCACGCTGCCGGAGGCGGACGTCCTACGTCGGTGGGGCGGGAACACGGTGGTGGTGCCCTATCTCGACGGCCGCTCCACCACCGACATGATCGTCCGGTCGCTCGCGGAGCGGACCCGATGA
- a CDS encoding SDR family oxidoreductase, with product MTATRPGDGPTVLVSGGSSGLGAAVVAAVTASGGRPMVLDRQPPADGVSWTECDLADTRAAEEATKHLAEQAGGLDAVVTAAGMDVPGRLVDVPGETWDRIVAVDLLATAAVIRAALPFLLDSRGRIVTVASTLGVKAVSDATAYCAAKFGVVGFTRALAAELAGQVGVTVLIPGGMRTAFFDERDPQYKPGPDAILNDPADTAAAIMFALNQPSGCAVRELVVCAEQETSYP from the coding sequence ATGACCGCCACCCGGCCCGGCGACGGGCCCACCGTCCTGGTCTCCGGCGGCTCCAGCGGGCTCGGGGCCGCGGTGGTCGCCGCGGTCACCGCCTCGGGCGGTCGGCCGATGGTGCTGGACCGGCAGCCGCCGGCCGACGGGGTGTCCTGGACCGAGTGCGACCTCGCCGACACGCGCGCCGCCGAGGAGGCCACCAAACACCTGGCCGAGCAGGCCGGTGGCCTGGACGCGGTGGTCACCGCCGCCGGCATGGACGTGCCGGGTCGACTCGTCGACGTGCCGGGGGAGACCTGGGACCGGATCGTCGCCGTCGACCTGCTGGCCACCGCGGCGGTGATCCGCGCCGCGCTGCCGTTCCTGCTGGACTCCCGGGGCCGCATCGTCACCGTCGCCTCCACACTGGGCGTCAAGGCGGTCAGCGATGCCACCGCGTACTGCGCGGCGAAGTTCGGCGTGGTGGGCTTCACCCGTGCCCTCGCCGCCGAACTCGCCGGTCAGGTCGGTGTCACGGTGCTCATCCCGGGCGGCATGCGCACCGCCTTCTTCGACGAGCGCGACCCGCAGTACAAGCCGGGCCCGGACGCCATTCTCAACGACCCCGCCGACACCGCCGCCGCGATCATGTTCGCGCTCAACCAACCGTCCGGCTGCGCGGTGCGCGAGCTGGTGGTCTGCGCCGAGCAGGAGACGTCGTACCCGTGA
- a CDS encoding glycosyltransferase family 9 protein, translating to MILVLRALGVGDLVTVAPALRALRAAYPADELALAAPAWLAPLVDLVGGVDRLVDTAGLDRPVRVRSAPRVAVNLHGQGPQSHRLLGATRPARMFAFANPDAGFVDGPRWVVDEHEVDRWCRLLSWYGVPADRADLSLRRPLPAGLPSGVTLLHPGSKVPAKRWPAERFAALARALTDRGHRVLLTGSADERELAARVAGSAGLPSDRVLAGRTDLGTLAALVADARLVVSGDTGIAHLATGYGTASVVLFGPVPPGLWGPPPDRPRHRALWAGAGDWPRWDGVGSHPTMAALRLDEVLDAVAEAERAVRVSGAVTA from the coding sequence GTGATCCTGGTGCTGCGCGCCCTCGGCGTCGGCGATCTGGTCACCGTGGCGCCCGCGCTGCGGGCGCTGCGGGCCGCGTACCCCGCTGACGAGCTGGCGCTGGCCGCGCCCGCCTGGTTGGCCCCCCTCGTCGACCTGGTCGGTGGCGTCGACCGGCTGGTGGACACCGCCGGCCTGGACCGGCCGGTACGGGTCCGGTCGGCCCCGCGGGTGGCGGTCAACCTGCACGGGCAGGGCCCGCAGTCGCACCGGCTGCTCGGGGCGACCCGGCCGGCCCGGATGTTCGCCTTCGCCAACCCGGACGCCGGCTTCGTCGACGGTCCTCGCTGGGTTGTCGACGAGCACGAGGTGGACCGGTGGTGCCGGCTGCTGTCCTGGTACGGCGTCCCCGCCGACCGCGCCGACCTCAGCCTGCGCCGACCCCTGCCGGCCGGGCTGCCCAGCGGCGTCACCCTGCTGCACCCGGGCAGCAAGGTCCCGGCCAAGCGCTGGCCCGCCGAGCGGTTCGCCGCGCTGGCTCGGGCGCTGACCGACAGGGGGCACCGGGTGCTGCTCACCGGCTCGGCCGACGAGCGGGAGCTGGCGGCTCGGGTGGCCGGTTCGGCGGGCCTGCCGTCGGACCGGGTCCTGGCCGGCCGGACCGATCTGGGCACCCTCGCCGCGTTGGTGGCCGATGCCCGCCTGGTGGTCAGCGGGGACACCGGGATCGCCCACCTGGCCACCGGATACGGCACCGCGTCGGTGGTCCTCTTCGGGCCGGTGCCGCCGGGGCTCTGGGGCCCGCCGCCGGACCGGCCGCGGCACCGCGCGCTCTGGGCGGGTGCGGGGGATTGGCCCAGGTGGGACGGGGTAGGAAGCCACCCGACGATGGCAGCTCTGCGCCTCGACGAGGTGCTGGACGCCGTGGCTGAGGCGGAAAGGGCGGTGCGGGTCTCCGGTGCGGTTACGGCGTAG
- a CDS encoding DNA topoisomerase IB, which produces MRLRRSDPGRAGYGRRRRGRGWLFVDPTGAPVRDPDVLARLRELVIPPAWQDVWIAPHPNGHIQAVGIDAAGRRQYVYHPVWREKQDEAKFDHMLEVARRLPALRERVGRDLDGRGLGRDRVLATVARLLDMGMFRVGSDQYASGDDPTYGVSTLRPEHARSRGGCVVFEFPAKGGIEQVRRIEDPELCRVLVNLRRRRRRADRLFGYWDGREWRDVRSDEVNGYLRDASGGEMTAKDFRTWHATVLAATELATAAPARSVTARRRAVVAVMREVADLLGNTPTVARTSYVDPRVVDLYHDGVVASVDPGAPREEAERVVLELLEKA; this is translated from the coding sequence GTGCGGTTACGGCGTAGCGACCCGGGTCGGGCGGGGTACGGACGGCGTCGGCGGGGACGGGGCTGGCTCTTCGTCGACCCGACCGGCGCTCCGGTGCGAGACCCGGACGTCCTGGCCCGGTTGCGGGAGTTGGTCATCCCGCCGGCCTGGCAGGACGTGTGGATCGCGCCGCATCCGAACGGGCACATCCAGGCGGTCGGGATCGACGCGGCCGGACGCCGGCAGTACGTCTACCACCCGGTGTGGCGGGAGAAGCAGGACGAGGCGAAGTTCGACCACATGCTGGAGGTGGCCCGGAGGCTGCCGGCGCTGCGCGAGCGGGTCGGTCGTGACCTGGACGGCCGGGGGTTGGGTCGGGACCGGGTGTTGGCCACCGTGGCCCGACTGTTGGACATGGGCATGTTCCGGGTCGGCAGCGACCAGTACGCCTCCGGTGACGACCCGACCTACGGGGTGTCCACCCTGCGCCCGGAGCACGCCCGGTCCCGGGGCGGGTGCGTGGTCTTCGAGTTCCCGGCGAAGGGCGGCATCGAGCAGGTGCGCCGGATCGAGGACCCGGAGCTGTGCCGGGTGCTTGTCAACCTGCGCCGGCGGCGGCGGCGCGCGGACCGGTTGTTCGGCTACTGGGACGGCCGGGAGTGGCGTGACGTGCGCAGCGACGAGGTCAACGGCTACCTGCGCGATGCCAGCGGCGGGGAGATGACAGCGAAGGACTTCCGCACCTGGCACGCCACGGTGCTCGCCGCCACCGAGTTGGCCACCGCGGCGCCGGCCCGTTCGGTGACGGCGCGGCGCAGGGCGGTGGTGGCGGTGATGCGCGAGGTGGCCGACCTGTTGGGCAACACCCCGACGGTGGCGCGCACGTCGTACGTGGACCCCCGTGTCGTCGACCTCTACCACGACGGGGTGGTGGCGTCGGTGGACCCGGGCGCGCCCCGCGAGGAGGCCGAGCGGGTGGTCCTGGAGTTGCTGGAGAAGGCCTGA
- a CDS encoding helix-turn-helix domain-containing protein, with amino-acid sequence MLPQDTVDTSVLPPGERFGMWLDLIARTSAPMRIWSAHAHDFSARAAFLDLGPIQLIKYRQPSLDAVRTPKLIRQSDTELYMLALTNNGVGTASQDGNHSEISAGDFTFYNGSRPHELAHHATEPERELANSIVTMIPHAVLPMPMHRIAPLYSGRLSGRTGVGALVAQFLLQVTAHPEQYDAADASRLGAVGLDLVTTMLGRHLAEDVVPTEVRRRTLFAQVQAYNYGHLGDTTLSPQAVADAHHISVRSLHRLFAAEDATAASYIRQLRLSRCWRDLTDPALRNQTVHAIGARWGFPDRAHFSRVFRAAYGLSPREHRDAGSHLARNVNSAASTVKPQPAD; translated from the coding sequence ATGCTGCCGCAAGACACCGTCGACACCAGCGTCCTACCCCCGGGCGAGCGGTTCGGGATGTGGCTGGACCTGATCGCGCGGACGTCGGCGCCGATGCGGATCTGGTCCGCGCACGCCCACGACTTCAGCGCCCGCGCCGCCTTCCTGGACCTTGGCCCGATCCAGCTGATCAAGTATCGGCAACCGTCGCTCGACGCGGTCCGCACGCCGAAACTGATCCGCCAGTCGGACACGGAGTTGTACATGCTCGCCCTCACCAACAACGGGGTCGGCACGGCCAGCCAGGACGGCAACCACAGCGAGATCAGCGCTGGCGACTTCACCTTCTACAACGGGTCCCGGCCGCACGAACTCGCCCACCACGCGACCGAGCCGGAGCGGGAGCTCGCCAACTCGATCGTCACCATGATCCCGCACGCCGTGCTGCCGATGCCGATGCACCGCATAGCCCCGCTCTACAGCGGTCGACTGTCCGGCCGTACGGGGGTGGGGGCCCTCGTGGCGCAGTTCCTGCTCCAGGTGACCGCGCACCCCGAGCAGTACGACGCCGCGGACGCCAGCCGACTCGGCGCGGTGGGGCTGGACCTGGTCACCACGATGCTCGGGCGGCACCTCGCCGAGGACGTGGTGCCCACCGAGGTCCGCCGCCGGACACTCTTCGCCCAGGTGCAGGCATACAATTACGGGCACCTCGGCGACACCACGCTCAGCCCGCAGGCCGTCGCCGACGCCCACCACATCTCGGTGCGGTCGCTGCACCGGCTGTTCGCGGCCGAGGACGCCACGGCGGCGTCCTACATCCGGCAGCTCCGCCTGTCCCGGTGCTGGCGCGACCTGACCGACCCGGCGCTGCGCAACCAGACCGTGCACGCCATCGGGGCACGCTGGGGCTTCCCGGACCGGGCCCACTTCAGCCGGGTGTTCCGGGCGGCGTACGGGCTGAGCCCACGGGAGCATCGCGACGCCGGCTCACATCTGGCACGGAACGTCAACAGCGCGGCGTCCACTGTCAAACCGCAGCCGGCAGACTGA
- a CDS encoding TetR/AcrR family transcriptional regulator C-terminal domain-containing protein produces the protein MLRRRTWLLHVPITGPPVTPQQLGWMEDGLRCLDGTALAESEKMSTLLLITGYVRNEATLTAQLAEGSRAAGVAPSEVMPAYGRMMARLIDPARFPALHRVLTAGVLTQDDDPDDEFTFGLDRILDGIEALIRRRTG, from the coding sequence GTGCTGCGGCGACGCACCTGGCTGCTGCACGTGCCGATCACCGGCCCGCCGGTCACCCCCCAGCAACTCGGCTGGATGGAGGACGGGCTGCGCTGCCTCGACGGCACCGCGCTCGCCGAGAGCGAGAAGATGTCGACGCTGCTGCTGATCACCGGCTACGTCCGCAACGAGGCCACCCTCACCGCACAACTCGCCGAGGGCAGCCGGGCGGCCGGCGTCGCGCCCAGCGAGGTGATGCCGGCGTACGGCCGGATGATGGCCCGGCTCATCGACCCGGCCCGCTTCCCGGCGCTGCACCGGGTGCTGACCGCCGGCGTGCTCACCCAGGACGACGACCCGGACGACGAGTTCACCTTCGGCCTGGACCGGATCCTCGACGGCATCGAGGCCCTGATCCGACGCCGTACGGGTTGA